The Mesorhizobium koreense genome includes a window with the following:
- a CDS encoding GreA/GreB family elongation factor, whose translation MSRAFTREQDDDRSPSDIGERPISEHRNLVTPEGLRMIEAEAAALREDLVKAEAEGEREKIALISRDLRYWSARRESAEVSVPDPESDVVRFGMSVTIEAEDGTPHRWKIVGEDEADATKGKISHVSPMAVALFGKNVGDLATVNGKEWEIIALGTS comes from the coding sequence ATGAGCAGAGCGTTTACCCGCGAGCAGGATGACGACCGTTCACCGAGCGATATCGGCGAACGGCCGATCAGCGAGCATCGCAACCTCGTGACGCCGGAAGGCCTCCGCATGATCGAGGCGGAAGCGGCCGCGCTACGCGAAGACCTTGTGAAAGCCGAAGCGGAGGGCGAGCGCGAGAAGATCGCCCTGATTTCACGCGATCTGCGCTATTGGTCGGCCCGACGCGAGAGCGCTGAGGTTTCCGTGCCCGATCCTGAAAGCGACGTCGTTCGTTTCGGCATGAGCGTCACGATCGAAGCCGAGGACGGAACTCCGCACCGGTGGAAGATCGTCGGCGAGGACGAGGCCGACGCCACGAAGGGCAAGATCTCGCATGTTTCGCCGATGGCGGTAGCCTTGTTCGGTAAGAATGTGGGGGATCTTGCGACCGTGAACGGCAAGGAATGGGAGATTATTGCGCTGGGGACCTCTTAA